A genomic stretch from Falco cherrug isolate bFalChe1 chromosome 3, bFalChe1.pri, whole genome shotgun sequence includes:
- the LOC102048290 gene encoding protein-arginine deiminase type-1, with protein sequence MPQRHVIQMSTSHASYGVCVLGTEVFLDTRRSTPKGATSFDVHATSAVTVHIIHSLTTKPMINSRWPLDPDIEVVVTIDVTSRTVNDNKVKISYYGREGNELSVAWLYLTCVDVSLDVDLSRSGRVKSKGKDKAKWTWGPDGQGAVLLVNCDRDSPGRGGTDSGEVDIRTSADLQDMSVMLLRTQGPSAIFTEYQVVLHVPESDADKVRVFHAIRSDSHPQYKPVLGPDKLSYVLDHVGSGENTFYVEGLAFPDVGFSGLVSFSVSLLEVPHKNSPGTPIFTDTVVFRMAPWIMTPNTQQPMEVFVCSIQRGSDSNEVFLEGLQVLLKKANCKLTICSEVETRSDRWIQDELEFGYVEAPHKTFPVVFDSPRNRGLKDFAFKKILGPDFGYVTREPPRRDVSSLDSFGNLDVSPPVTVQGKEYPLGRILIGSPLPWSSGRRMSKAVRDFLYAQKVQAPVEVYSEWLSVGHVDEFLTFVPAYDRKGFRLLLASPNACYKLFKEKQRQGHGEATQLVGLKGSERRSIDEILADESLKNDNRHVQRCIDWNRDLLKQELGLSEQDIIDIPQLFILKGSRADALFPDMVNMLVLGRHLGIPKPFGPLVGGQCCLEERVRALLEPLGLTCTFIDDYYSYHVLSGDVHCGTNVRRKPLAFKWWHMVP encoded by the exons ATGCCCCAACGTCACGTCATACAGATGTCCACCAGCCATGCCAGCTATGGTGTCTGCGTGTTGGGTACCGAGGTCTTCCTTGATACACGCCG atcTACCCCCAAAGGTGCCACGTCATTTGATGTCCATGCCACCTCCGCAGTTACGGTCCATATCATCCACAGCCTCACGACAAAACCCATGATTAACTCCAGATGGCCCCTGGATCCAGATATAGAGGTTGTAGTGACCATTGATGTCACCAGCAGGACAGTAAATGACAATAAG GTTAAGATTTCATACTACGGACGAGAAGGCAATGAGCTTTCGGTGGCTTGGTTGTATCTCACTTGCGTAG ATGTATCCCTGGATGTGGACTTGAGCCGTAGTGGCCGAGTGAAGAGCAAAGGGAAGGACAAG GCCAAATGGACGTGGGGTCCAGATGGGCAAGGTGCCGTGCTGCTGGTCAACTGCGACCGGgacagccctggcagggggggGACGGACAGCGGTGAGGTGGACATACGGACCAGTGCAG ACCTTCAGGACATGTCTGTCATGCTGCTGCGGACTCAGGGTCCCAGTGCTATCTTTACTGAGTACCAGGTGGTCCTGCATGTCCCTGAGTCGGATGCGGATAAAGTACGGGTTTTCCATGCTATCC GGAGTGACTCACACCCCCAGTACAAACCTGTGCTGGGGCCAGACAAGCTCTCCTACGTGCTGGACCATGTCGGCAGTGGAGAAAACACCTTCTACGTTGAAGGGTTGGCTTTCCCCGATGTGGGCTTCTCTGGGTTGGTTTCCTTCAGCGTCAGCTTGCTGGAGGTCCCCCATAAG AATTCACCGGGCACTCCAATTTTCACGGATACAGTGGTTTTCCGCATGGCACCCTGGATAATGACACCCAACACCCAGCAGCCTATGGAGGTTTTTGTCTGCAG caTCCAGCGAGGCTCAGACTCCAATGAAGTCTTTCTGGAAGGGCTCCAGGTCCTGCTGAAGAAAGCCAACTGCAAGCTGACCATCTGTTCAGAAGTGGAAACCCGGAGTGACCGCTGGATCCAG GACGAGCTAGAGTTTGGCTATGTGGAAGCGCCACACAAGACCTTCCCTGTCGTCTTTGACTCACCCAGGAACAGAGGCTTgaaggattttgcttttaaaaagatccTG GGTCCTGATTTTGGCTACGTGACCCGTGAGCCCCCCAGGAGAGACGTCTCCAGCCTTGACTCCTTTGGCAACCTGGATGTCAGCCCACCGGTGACAGTGCAAGGGAAGGAGTATCCCCTGGGCCGGATCCTGATCGGCAGCCCCCTGCCTTG gtcCTCCGGCCGGCGGATGTCCAAGGCGGTCAGGGATTTTCTTTACGCCCAGAAGGTGCAGGCGCCGGTGGAGGTTTACTCGGAGTGGCTGAGCGTGGGCCACGTGGATGAATTCCTCACCTTTGTCCCTGCTTATGATAGGAAG GGATTCCGGCTTCTCTTGGCCAGCCCCAACGCCTGCTACAAGCTCTTCaaggagaagcagaggcagggcCACGGGGAAGCTACTCAGCTTGTTG GGCTGAAGGGCAGTGAGAGGAGAAGCATTGATGAGATCCTGGCAGACGAGTCATTGAAGAACGACAACAGGCATGTGCAG CGCTGCATTGACTGGAACCGTGACCTCCTGAAGCAGGAGCTGGGCCTGAGTGAGCAGGACATCATTGATATCCCCCAGCTCTTCATCCTGAAGGGCTCCCGCGCAGATGCCCTCTTCCCAGACATG GTGAAcatgctggtgctgggcaggcaCCTGGGCATCCCCAAGCCCTTTGGACCGCTGGTGGGTGGGCAATGCTGCTTGGAGGAGCGGGTGCGGGCGCTGCTGGAGCCCCTGGGCCTCACCTGCACCTTCATCGACGACTACTACTCCTACCATGTCCTCTCTGGCGACGTCCACTGCGGCACCAACGTCCGCCGTAAGCCCCTCGCCTTCAAATGGTGGCACATGGTGCCTTGA
- the LOC102047608 gene encoding protein-arginine deiminase type-3: protein MAQQRRVQLSTQRPTSTVCVLGTELSLDVCGSAPKDAVAFHVQGTPGVKLYVVHETQSVKLPSSVCRWPLAAGAEVLLAMDALSKDVGDEKVRISYFGEAGGVPVGRAMLYLTCVEVSLDADTNRSGTVSRTLLDKATWTWGPDGHGAILLVNCDRDDPKAEMPDNRDTAIRSYADLKDMSQMVLRTRGPRTIFAGHHLLLHVDFSDADKVGVFYGGNSVALEDYKHVLGGSKLAYTVKHSRHQEESIFYVEGLAFPDVGFSGLVAFHVTLLESPEKGLLETPIFTDTVVFRVAPWIMTPNTATPLEVFVCSVDDNEDFVAAVGAMAEKAKCPLTVCPLPKNRHDRWIQDEVEFGYVQAPHKTFPVVFDSPRDRGLKDFPVKSILGPDFGYVARQAPEGASSLDSFGNLEVSPPVTVQGKEYPLGRILIGSSFPRFGGRRMAKAVKDFLVAQKVQAPVELFSDWLFVGHVDEFLSFVPAPDRKGFRLLLASPGACYQLLKEKQEEGFGEAVMFEGLEDVPKRTINEILANEGLRKFNNYVQSCINWNRDILKRALGLTEPDILDIPQLFQGDAATGASAYFPDMVNMLVLGRHLGIPKPFGPLVGGQCCLEQRVRALLEPLGLTCTFIDDYYSYHVLSGEVHCGTNVCRKPLAFKWWHMVP, encoded by the exons ATGGCCCAGCAGCGCCGCGTCCAGCTCTCCACCCAGCGTCCCACCAGCACTGTCTGCGTGCTGGGCACCGAGCTCTCCCTGGATGTCTGTGG ATCTGCACCCAAAGACGCGGTTGCCTTCCACGTGCAGGGGACGCCGGGCGTGAAGCTCTACGTGGTACATGAGACACAGAGCGTCAAGCTGCCCTCCAGCGTGTGCCGCTGGCCCCTGGCCGCCGGCGCCGAGGTGCTGCTGGCCATGGATGCTCTCAGCAAGGACGTGGGCGACGAAAAG GTCAGGATTTCTTATTTTGGGGAGGCTGGCGGGGTGCCCGTGGGCAGAGCCATGCTGTACCTCACCTGCGTGG AGGTCTCGCTGGATGCCGACACCAACCGCAGCGGGACGGTGAGCAGGACACTGCTGGATAAG GCAACCTGGACGTGGGGTCCCGACGGACATGGGGCCATCCTGCTAGTGAACTGTGACCGCGACGATCCCAAAGCCGAGATGCCGGATAACCGTGACACCGCCATCCGCTCCTATGCCG ACCTGAAGGACATGTCACAGATGGTGCTGCGGACCCGAGGTCCCCGCACGATCTTTGCCGGccatcacctcctcctccacGTAGACTTCAGCGACGCTGATAAAGTCGGCGTTTTCTATGGCGGCA ACAGCGTGGCGCTGGAGGATTACAAGCACGTGCTGGGGGGCTCGAAGCTCGCCTACACCGTCAAACACAGCCGGCATCAGGAGGAGAGCATCTTCTACGTGGAGGGGCTTGCCTTCCCCGACGTCGGATTTTCAGGGCTCGTGGCTTTCCACGTCACGCTGCTGGAGAGCCCTGAGAAG GGTTTGCTGGAGACTCCGATTTTCACTGACACGGTGGTTTTCCGCGTAGCTCCGTGGATCATGACTCCCAACACAGCAACACCGCTGGAGGTCTTTGtctgcag tgtgGATGACAACGAGGATTTTGTGGCGGCCGTGGGTGCCATGGCCGAGAAAGCCAAGTGCCCTCTCACTGTCTGTCCGCTGCCAAAGAACCGCCATGACCGCTGGATCCAG GATGAGGTCGAATTTGGCTACGTGCAAGCCCCCCACAAGACCTTCCCCGTTGTCTTTGACTCACCCCGTGACCGGGGACTGAAGGATTTCCCCGTCAAGAGCATCCTG GGCCCTGATTTTGGTTATGTGGCCCGGCAAGCACCGGAGGGTGCTTCCAGCCTTGATTCTTTTGGTAATTTGGAGGTGAGCCCCCCCGTGACGGTTCAGGGCAAGGAGTATCCCTTGGGCCGCATCCTGATTGGCAGCAGCTTCCCCCG GTTCGGTGGCCGGCGGATGGCAAAAGCCGTCAAGGATTTCCTCGTTGCCCAAAAAGTGCAGGCGCCGGTGGAGCTGTTTTCGGACTGGCTCTTCGTCGGCCACGTAGATGAGTTTCTTAGCTTCGTCCCTGCACCTGATCGGAAG ggTTTTCGGCTGCTCCTGGCCAGCCCTGGCGCCTGCTACCAGCTCCTTAAGGAGAAGCAAGAGGAGGGGTTTGGCGAGGCGGTGATGTTCGAGG GACTGGAGGACGTGCCCAAGCGGACGATAAACGAGATTCTGGCTAACGAAGGCCTCCGGAAATTCAATAATTATGTCCAG AGCTGTATCAACTGGAACCGGGACATCCTGAAGCGGGCGCTCGGGCTGACAGAGCCGGACATCCTTGACATCCCCCAGCTCTTCCAAGGCGACGCAGCCACTGGTGCCTCAGCCTACTTCCCCGACATG GTGAAcatgctggtgctgggcaggcaCCTGGGCATCCCCAAGCCCTTTGGACCGCTGGTGGGTGGGCAATGCTGCCTGGAGCAGCGGGTGCGGGCGCTGCTGGAGCCCCTGGGCCTCACCTGCACCTTCATCGACGACTACTACTCCTACCATGTCCTCTCTGGGGAGGTCCACTGCGGCACCAACGTCTGCCGTAAGCCCCTCGCCTTCAAATGGTGGCACATGGTGCCCTGA